The genomic stretch TCCTCCACCAGTCGCAGCAGTCCGCGCAGGTCGTGGGCGTTGTCCTCGGTCATGGTGTAGCGCACGCCGACCTTGATCCCGCGCTCAACGCACAGACGGATGCCCGCCATCGAAGCATCGAATGCGCCGGCCTTGCGCCGGAAGCGGTCATGGGTGTCGGCAATGCCGTCGAGACTGACGCCAACGTAGTCGAAACCGATGTCGTCGATCGCGTCGATATTGCCTTCGTTGATCAGCGTGCCATTGGACGAGAGGGCAACATAGAACCCCATCTCCTTGGCCTGCCGGGCAATGTCGAAAATGTCCGCTCGCAGCAGCGGCTCACCGCCCGACAGGATCAGCACCGGTACCCGCGCCGCCTTGAGGTCACCCATCACCCGGTACACCTCGTCGGTAGACAGCTCCCCGGCGAAGTCCGTATCCGCAGAAATCGAGTAACAGTGCTTGCAGGTCAGGTTGCAGCGCCGGATCAGGTTCCAGATGACGACCGGCCCGGGCGGATTGCGCCGGGGCGCAACCGGGGTGGGATGATCAAGCTCGCGGATGAACTGGGATATGCGGAACATGACGGTCTGGCCTCCTGGTTCTCCGGATTACACCGCACCACGACATGACAATAAATGATGCGGGTCAAGCAAGGGGCTTAATCCTCCTGCCCCAGTACGTTTTGCATCGCACCAAAATCACGCAGCTCACGCGCCCCGCGCCCCAATCGGGGGAGCAAAATGCGCTTCAGAAGTGGTCACTCGAAGCGAAAACCCCGGATTCATGGGGATTCTCCGACTGGCACGCTACATGCTTTTTGTAAGCCAACTCAGGTCAACGACGGCCTGAGGCATGTGCGACAGGGCATCAACCTGAATCAGCGCTGCAAATGGACAACGGCGTCCATTTCCGCCCCCTCCTTCACGAGGGCGTGGAGATGGACGCCTTTTTGCGTTCACACGGCTTACTCACCACTCACCCAGGGGAAAACCATGTCATATATCGCGCCCGCAGAGTTCGTCACCAAAATGGTTGACGCAGGAGAGTCGAAGATTTTCATGTCGACTCGCGACACACTGGTCCGCGCCTACATGGCCGGCGCCATTCTTGCGCTGGCCGCGGCCTTCGCGGTCACCATCACCGTGCAGACGGGACAACCGCTTGCCGGCGCCATGCTGTTCCCGGTCGGCTTCTGCCTGTTGTATCTGCTGGGCTTCGACCTGCTTACCGGCGTGTTCACGCTCTGCCCGCTCGCGCTCATCGACAAGCGCCCTGGTGTCACCGTCAATGGCGTGTTGCGCAACTGGGGCCTGGTGTTCGTCGGCAACTTCGCCGGCGCGCTGACCGTCGCGGTGATGATGGCGATCATCTTCACCTTCGGCTTCACCGAAGCACCCAGCATCGTTGGCCAGAAGATCGGCTCCATCGGTGAAGGCCGCACCGTCGGTTACGCAGAACACGGTGCGGCCGGCATGCTCACGCTGTTCATCCGCGGCGTGCTGTGCAACTGGATGGTATCGACCGGCGTTGTCGCCGCGATGATGTCGACCAGCGTGTCGGGCAAGGTCATCGGCATGTGGATGCCGATCATGCTGTTCTTCTACATGGGCTTCGAGCATTCCATCGTAAACATGTTCCTGTTCCCGTCCGGCCTGATGCTCGGCGGCAACTTCTCGATCTACGACTACCTGGTGTGGAACGAAATCCCGACCGTCGTCGGCAACCTGGTTGGCGGCCTCGCCTTCGTCGGCCTCACGCTCTACTCCACCCACGTGCGCACCGCCCCCAAGCGCAGCGCCGTCTGAACCATCATCCGGCACACGGGCTCCGCAATTCGCGGGGCCCTGCCCATGACAGATGTCGAGCACACTCTCACTGAGCACCGGCCAGTACTCCGACAAGGGGCGCAAGGAAATCAATCAGGATTTTCATGGCCTGTGCATTCCCGACGCCCCGCTGCTGAACACGAAGGGCATCGCCATCGCCCTTGCTGACGGCATCAGCAGCAGCGATGTCAGCCATGTTGCCAGCGCAGCCGCGGTCCGGAGCTTTCTTGACGATTACTACTGCACCTCGGAAGCATGGACGGTCAAGACCGCTGCGCAGCGCGTGCTGGAAGCGACCAACTCCTGGCTGTACGCGCAGACCCGGCAGAGCCCGTACCGCTACGACGGGGACCGTGGTTATGTGTGCACGCTCAGCGCACTGATCGTCAAATCCGCAACGGCACACATCTTCCATATCGGCGACAGCCGGATCTACCGCCTGCGGGACGCCAATCTCGAACAACTCACCGACGACCATCGAATCGTCGTGTCGCAGGACACACACTACCTCGCCCGCGCCCTTGGCATTTCCGCACAACTGGATATCGACTATCAGCGCCTTGCAGTGAAAGAGGGCGACATCTTCGTTCTTGCCACCGACGGGGTGTACGAATTCGCCTCGCCCCGGTTCATCGTCGACGCCATCAACGAG from Parazoarcus communis encodes the following:
- a CDS encoding formate/nitrite transporter family protein, whose amino-acid sequence is MSTRDTLVRAYMAGAILALAAAFAVTITVQTGQPLAGAMLFPVGFCLLYLLGFDLLTGVFTLCPLALIDKRPGVTVNGVLRNWGLVFVGNFAGALTVAVMMAIIFTFGFTEAPSIVGQKIGSIGEGRTVGYAEHGAAGMLTLFIRGVLCNWMVSTGVVAAMMSTSVSGKVIGMWMPIMLFFYMGFEHSIVNMFLFPSGLMLGGNFSIYDYLVWNEIPTVVGNLVGGLAFVGLTLYSTHVRTAPKRSAV